From a region of the Candidatus Krumholzibacteriia bacterium genome:
- a CDS encoding ATP-dependent Clp protease ATP-binding subunit — translation MNDRFTERVKKVLFLARDEAGRLQHDYIGTEHFLLGIVREGEGIAAKVLQNLGLSFEQIQQAIEKMVAPSGGTLTIGEIPFTPRAKRVLELSVEEARLLGHNYIGTEHLLLGLIREGEGVAARVLIELGADRKRVREETLKLLGGIGTTQRSSAKKEKRETPALDQFGRDLTTLAGESKLDPVIGREKEIERVIQVLSRRKKNNPALIGEPGVGKTAIVEGLAQRIVGGQVPEVLKDRKLVTLDLASVVAGTKYRGQFEERLKAVMNEIRESEDVIIFIDELHTIVGAGGAEGAIDASNMLKPALARGELQCIGATTLDEYRKYIEKDGALERRFQPIFVNPPTEEETIKIIFGLRDKYEAHHRAKITDAAVVAAVSLSQRYINDRFLPDKAIDVIDEAGSRARLSISSVPTGVRELEQRIEQVSKEKESCIQAQEFEKAASYRDREKELRERLRQIQDEWKEKRKEQEAIVDERDIATVVGEMTGIPIASVAEGETEKLLRMEDELRKRIIGQEDAVHAVSRAVRRNRAGLRNPRRPIGSFIFLGPTGVGKTEMAKVLARFLFDDEDAMIRVDMSEYMEKFAVSRLIGAPPGYVGYDEGGQLTEKVRRKPYSVVLLDEIEKAHPDVYNILLQVIEDGQLTDSFGRRVDFKNTVLIMTSNVGARQLKAGGGLGFGKEEGEAFSDMSGKMKDEMRKIFNPEFLNRIDETIIFKPLGRPEMQQILQIMRTDLERRLSDLDIHFEFTQAAEEFLISQGFDTNLGARPLRRALQSYLEDPLSERMLRGELARGGKVRIDAGDNKLLFEVEGTGVTP, via the coding sequence ATGAACGATCGATTCACCGAACGGGTCAAGAAGGTCCTGTTCCTGGCACGCGACGAGGCGGGCCGCCTGCAGCACGACTACATCGGCACCGAGCACTTCCTCCTCGGGATCGTCCGCGAGGGCGAGGGCATTGCCGCCAAGGTGCTGCAGAACCTGGGGCTCTCCTTCGAGCAGATCCAGCAGGCGATCGAGAAGATGGTGGCGCCGAGCGGCGGCACGCTGACCATCGGCGAGATCCCCTTCACGCCGCGGGCGAAGCGCGTCCTCGAGCTCTCCGTCGAGGAGGCCCGCCTGCTCGGGCACAACTACATCGGCACCGAGCACCTGCTGCTCGGCCTCATCCGCGAGGGCGAAGGTGTGGCCGCCCGGGTGCTCATCGAGCTGGGCGCCGACCGCAAGCGCGTGCGCGAGGAGACCCTGAAGCTGCTGGGCGGCATCGGCACCACCCAGCGCAGCAGCGCCAAGAAGGAAAAGCGCGAGACCCCGGCGCTCGATCAGTTCGGCCGCGACCTCACCACCCTGGCCGGGGAATCCAAGCTGGATCCGGTCATCGGGCGGGAGAAGGAGATCGAGCGGGTCATCCAGGTGCTCTCCCGGCGCAAGAAAAACAACCCCGCCCTCATCGGCGAGCCCGGCGTAGGCAAGACCGCCATCGTCGAGGGCCTGGCGCAACGCATCGTCGGCGGCCAGGTGCCGGAGGTCCTCAAGGACCGCAAGCTGGTGACGCTGGATCTGGCATCCGTCGTCGCTGGAACGAAATACCGCGGCCAGTTCGAGGAACGACTGAAGGCGGTGATGAACGAGATCCGGGAGTCCGAGGACGTCATCATCTTCATCGACGAGTTGCACACGATCGTCGGCGCCGGCGGGGCCGAGGGCGCCATCGACGCCTCCAACATGCTGAAGCCGGCGCTGGCCCGGGGCGAGTTGCAGTGCATCGGGGCGACGACGCTGGACGAGTACCGCAAGTACATCGAGAAGGATGGCGCCCTGGAGCGGCGCTTCCAGCCCATCTTCGTCAACCCGCCGACGGAAGAGGAGACGATCAAGATCATTTTCGGGCTGCGGGACAAGTACGAGGCCCACCATCGCGCCAAGATCACCGACGCTGCTGTGGTCGCCGCCGTGAGCCTGTCGCAGCGCTACATCAACGACCGTTTCCTGCCCGACAAAGCCATCGATGTCATCGACGAGGCCGGATCGCGGGCGCGCTTGTCGATCAGCAGCGTGCCCACCGGGGTGCGCGAGCTGGAGCAGCGCATCGAACAGGTGTCGAAGGAGAAGGAGTCCTGCATCCAGGCGCAGGAGTTCGAGAAGGCGGCGAGCTACCGCGACCGGGAAAAGGAGCTGCGCGAGCGGCTGCGGCAGATCCAGGACGAGTGGAAGGAGAAGCGCAAGGAGCAGGAGGCGATCGTCGACGAGAGGGACATCGCCACCGTGGTCGGCGAGATGACCGGCATCCCCATCGCCAGCGTCGCCGAGGGCGAAACGGAGAAGCTCCTGCGCATGGAGGACGAGTTGCGCAAGCGCATCATCGGCCAGGAGGACGCGGTGCACGCCGTCTCCCGCGCCGTGCGCCGCAACCGCGCCGGCCTGCGCAACCCGCGGCGCCCCATCGGTTCCTTCATCTTCCTCGGCCCCACCGGGGTGGGGAAGACGGAGATGGCCAAGGTGCTGGCACGCTTCCTCTTCGACGACGAGGATGCGATGATCCGGGTGGACATGTCGGAGTACATGGAGAAGTTCGCGGTGAGCCGCCTCATCGGCGCGCCCCCGGGGTACGTGGGTTACGACGAGGGCGGCCAGCTCACCGAGAAGGTGCGCCGCAAGCCCTATTCCGTCGTGCTCCTCGACGAGATCGAGAAGGCCCACCCGGACGTCTACAACATCCTGCTCCAGGTGATCGAGGACGGGCAGCTCACCGACAGCTTCGGGCGCCGGGTGGACTTCAAGAACACCGTCCTCATCATGACCTCCAACGTGGGGGCGCGGCAGCTCAAGGCGGGCGGCGGCCTCGGCTTCGGCAAGGAGGAAGGCGAAGCCTTCAGCGACATGAGCGGCAAGATGAAGGACGAGATGCGAAAGATCTTCAACCCCGAGTTCCTGAACCGCATCGACGAGACCATCATCTTCAAGCCCCTCGGCCGGCCGGAGATGCAGCAGATCCTCCAGATCATGCGCACCGACCTCGAACGGCGGCTGAGCGACCTGGACATCCATTTCGAGTTCACCCAGGCAGCGGAGGAGTTCCTCATCTCCCAGGGCTTCGACACCAACCTGGGGGCGCGGCCCTTGCGGCGCGCCCTGCAGTCCTACCTCGAGGACCCGCTCTCGGAGCGCATGCTCCGCGGCGAGCTCGCCCGGGGCGGCAAGGTGCGGATCGATGCCGGGGACAACAAGCTGCTCTTCGAGGTAGAAGGTACGGGCGTCACCCCTTAG
- a CDS encoding UvrB/UvrC motif-containing protein, giving the protein MSDKALCELCEKNPASVHYTEIAEARVAKLFICRGCAEERGLLEEGPDVDQLLSSLAKPESESAPPAPALRCSRCGLTFAQFQERGRLGCPSCYAGFGESLLKLLQEIHRQTRHTGRRPGGSAVGGEKRERLGHLRRELELAVRTEDYERAARLRDDIRATESGAVLPAPAAPAAGPSAARSVSELVRRPSVWLRGEGPEQEIVLSTRIRLARNLADRVFPQGAGPEARAAALREILARTEALGLESGELRLVLAPLQPVERRILGERQLLSQEVVDAPAERGVVIAGDESVSFIINEEDHMRLQALCSGLDLERAQSAATRLEASLEERLEFAFDDGLGFLTACPTNTGTGMRASVLLHLPGLVLDNRMEGELAALHRLGVTVRGYHGEGSAALGNFFQVSNALTLGLREEEILERLEGVTHDLIVKEKQSQEALLSRARSLLEDRIWRSYGILRHARKLNAQETLQHASMLRLGASTGILDLSRQVLTEILTLGQEAHTELLAGSDGDAVQRSIWRAAAIRKRLEGSQN; this is encoded by the coding sequence GTGAGCGACAAGGCACTGTGCGAACTGTGCGAGAAGAACCCCGCCTCGGTGCACTACACCGAGATTGCCGAGGCCCGGGTCGCCAAACTCTTCATCTGCAGGGGCTGCGCCGAAGAGCGCGGACTCCTCGAGGAAGGGCCGGACGTGGACCAGCTGCTCTCTTCTCTCGCCAAGCCGGAGAGCGAGAGCGCGCCGCCGGCGCCGGCCTTGCGCTGCAGCCGCTGCGGGCTCACCTTCGCCCAGTTCCAAGAGCGCGGCCGTCTCGGCTGTCCGAGCTGCTACGCCGGCTTCGGCGAATCGCTGCTCAAGTTGTTGCAAGAGATCCACCGGCAGACGCGGCACACCGGCCGCCGCCCCGGCGGCAGCGCTGTCGGCGGGGAGAAGCGCGAACGTCTGGGACATCTGCGCCGCGAGCTCGAGCTCGCCGTGCGCACCGAGGACTACGAACGCGCGGCGCGACTGCGGGACGACATCCGGGCCACCGAGAGCGGCGCGGTGCTCCCGGCGCCGGCGGCGCCCGCGGCAGGCCCGAGCGCTGCCCGCTCGGTGAGCGAGCTGGTGCGCCGCCCCAGCGTATGGCTGCGCGGCGAGGGTCCGGAACAGGAGATCGTCCTTTCCACCCGCATCCGCCTCGCCCGCAATCTGGCGGACCGCGTCTTCCCCCAAGGTGCCGGGCCGGAGGCACGGGCCGCGGCGCTGCGGGAAATCCTGGCCCGCACTGAAGCGCTCGGCCTGGAGAGCGGCGAGCTGCGCCTGGTGCTGGCGCCGCTGCAACCGGTGGAGCGCCGCATCCTGGGGGAGCGCCAGCTCTTGAGCCAGGAGGTGGTGGACGCGCCGGCGGAGCGCGGCGTCGTCATCGCCGGCGACGAGAGCGTCTCCTTCATCATCAACGAGGAAGACCATATGCGCCTCCAGGCGCTGTGCAGCGGCCTCGACCTGGAGCGCGCCCAAAGCGCGGCGACGCGGCTGGAGGCGTCCTTGGAGGAACGCCTGGAGTTCGCCTTCGACGACGGCCTCGGTTTCCTCACCGCCTGTCCCACCAACACCGGGACGGGCATGCGTGCCTCGGTGCTCCTGCACCTGCCGGGGTTGGTACTGGACAACCGCATGGAGGGCGAGCTGGCAGCGCTGCACCGTCTTGGCGTCACCGTGCGGGGTTATCACGGCGAGGGTTCGGCGGCGCTGGGGAATTTCTTCCAGGTCTCCAACGCTCTCACCCTGGGACTGCGGGAGGAGGAGATCCTGGAACGTCTCGAAGGTGTCACCCACGATCTCATCGTCAAGGAGAAGCAGAGTCAGGAAGCGCTCCTGTCCAGGGCACGGAGCTTGCTCGAAGACCGCATCTGGCGTTCCTACGGGATCTTGCGCCACGCGCGCAAGCTCAACGCGCAAGAGACCCTGCAGCACGCTTCCATGTTGCGTCTCGGTGCGAGCACAGGCATCCTGGATCTGTCGCGGCAGGTGCTGACGGAGATCCTGACCTTGGGACAGGAAGCGCACACGGAATTGCTCGCAGGCAGCGACGGTGACGCGGTGCAGCGCAGCATCTGGCGCGCCGCGGCCATTCGCAAGCGACTCGAGGGCTCGCAGAACTGA